From the genome of Blautia pseudococcoides, one region includes:
- a CDS encoding adaptor protein MecA: MKIEKINDNQIRCTLTKADLEDRQIRLSELAYGTDKAKDLFRDMMQQANYEFGFEADNIPLMIEAIPVSSESIILIITKVEDPEELDTRFSKFTPFGGPAGDNTQPPLEFEGADDIIDVFQKIYEAKAKNAAKKKGVKTPAPTETPEVPVRLIRQYRFQDLDGVIRAARGLNNFFQGANSLYKDSASGEYELVVHQSDNTPSDFNKVCNMLSEYGSGSAFSQAGEAYLQEHSERIIADKALQKLAAL; this comes from the coding sequence ATGAAGATAGAAAAAATCAATGACAACCAGATACGTTGCACGCTCACAAAGGCTGATTTGGAAGACCGTCAGATTCGTTTAAGTGAACTGGCTTATGGTACGGATAAGGCCAAAGACCTGTTCCGTGATATGATGCAGCAGGCAAACTATGAATTCGGCTTTGAGGCCGATAATATACCGCTCATGATCGAGGCAATTCCGGTTTCTTCGGAAAGCATTATCCTGATCATTACCAAGGTGGAAGACCCGGAGGAACTGGACACACGTTTTTCCAAGTTTACGCCATTCGGCGGACCTGCAGGAGATAATACACAGCCGCCTTTAGAGTTTGAAGGGGCCGATGATATCATCGACGTATTCCAGAAAATTTACGAGGCCAAAGCAAAAAACGCAGCCAAGAAAAAAGGAGTGAAAACCCCTGCACCTACCGAGACACCGGAAGTTCCGGTCCGCCTCATACGGCAGTACCGTTTTCAGGACCTGGACGGCGTGATACGCGCAGCCCGCGGACTGAACAACTTCTTCCAGGGTGCTAACTCCTTATACAAGGACAGTGCCTCAGGGGAATATGAACTGGTTGTTCACCAGTCGGATAACACCCCATCCGATTTCAATAAGGTCTGCAACATGCTCTCCGAGTATGGAAGCGGCAGTGCCTTCTCACAGGCAGGCGAAGCCTATCTGCAAGAGCACAGCGAACGCATCATTGCAGATAAAGCACTACAGAAATTAGCAGCCCTATAA
- a CDS encoding helix-turn-helix domain-containing protein gives MSETSYSVSETAKLLDVQSHVLRFWEDELHLPINRNEMGHRYYTRYDIQVLLAIKELKKKGLALKEIGSLIPFLYKDEEKKEKTAEQPQQKPAEPSEQKKEVSAARKNRKASRKKNRAVQNHNPVQEKSRAAAGRTQQQPAAQAFTEPDNQVPAEFMEILDRLVKERMRTLHSGEERYKKLDERIRICQKSRREVAAAMEQERQKNKKLFKKKR, from the coding sequence ATGAGTGAAACCAGCTATTCGGTTTCTGAGACGGCGAAATTATTGGACGTGCAGTCCCATGTCCTGCGCTTTTGGGAAGATGAACTGCACCTGCCGATCAACAGAAACGAAATGGGACACAGATACTACACCCGATATGATATCCAGGTACTCCTGGCTATTAAAGAACTGAAGAAAAAGGGACTTGCATTAAAAGAAATCGGCAGCCTGATTCCCTTTTTATATAAGGATGAGGAAAAAAAGGAAAAAACAGCCGAACAGCCCCAGCAAAAACCAGCAGAACCATCAGAGCAGAAAAAGGAAGTGTCTGCAGCCAGAAAAAACAGAAAAGCATCCCGCAAAAAGAACAGGGCAGTTCAGAACCATAATCCTGTTCAGGAGAAAAGCAGAGCAGCGGCAGGCAGAACACAGCAGCAGCCGGCAGCACAGGCTTTCACGGAACCGGACAACCAGGTTCCGGCTGAGTTTATGGAAATCTTGGACAGGCTGGTAAAAGAGAGAATGCGGACGCTGCATTCAGGGGAAGAACGTTATAAAAAGCTGGATGAGAGGATCAGGATCTGCCAGAAGTCGCGCAGGGAAGTGGCGGCAGCCATGGAACAGGAGCGGCAGAAGAACAAAAAATTATTTAAGAAAAAAAGATAA
- a CDS encoding bifunctional diguanylate cyclase/phosphodiesterase translates to MEHRELWQLAATDSLTGVSSRREGKDRLELIVKRAKKENKMLTVAMFDLNSLNWINNRYGDKEGDKVLQFVTSASRRCLRPEDVIFRLSSDEFIVAFYGEERTNAETRIQKISEILESEHETYGLECRPSFSYGAVEIYPEDCFTVSDIITKADELMYMQKRNYHIMRAKNKLKHTDPESASKDEFQYNQARLYDALIESTDDYIFIGNMKTGVFRYPPAMVAEFGLPGEVVENAAACWSGLIHPHDETHFLESNQEIADGRVEEHNIEYRARNTEREWIWLRCRGKLIRDKYGNPDMFAGIITNLGKEKQIDHMTGLYNRFEFEGSIKKYLMDGSQITRIGIMILDMDAFKNVNDLYDRMFGDEILRITAASISAMLSDNARVYRLDGDEFGIIITNGSETDVQDIFAKIQGKYTRQQEYNGKKYYCTISGGYAACPDNAENYLELLKCANYALERSKALGKNRMTIYSPEIPQEKEKKLEMVQMLRESIERGFAGFSVCYQPQVDAKTGKLYGAEALARWHCSKYGDVPPGEFIPLLEQNGLIVPMGMWILRKAAAQCKEWCEQKPDFNMSVNLSYQQFLEGDLTSFVKEILKEMDLAPFNLTLELTESYFVKEDAIVRETLESFRAMGVQVAMDDFGVGYSSLFMLKHIPADIVKIDRGFVKGITTDLFNATFIRSITELCNDVGKQV, encoded by the coding sequence ATGGAACACAGGGAGTTGTGGCAGCTTGCAGCAACAGATTCATTGACAGGGGTATCCAGCCGCAGAGAAGGCAAAGACAGGCTGGAATTGATCGTAAAGCGAGCAAAAAAAGAGAATAAGATGCTGACCGTGGCAATGTTTGATCTAAACAGCCTGAATTGGATCAATAACCGTTATGGAGACAAAGAAGGCGACAAGGTACTTCAATTTGTTACGTCTGCATCCAGGCGTTGTCTGCGCCCGGAAGATGTGATTTTCCGTCTGAGCAGTGATGAGTTCATCGTGGCATTTTATGGGGAAGAGCGTACCAATGCGGAAACCCGTATACAGAAAATCTCGGAAATTCTGGAAAGTGAGCATGAGACGTACGGACTGGAATGCAGGCCTTCGTTTTCCTACGGAGCGGTGGAAATTTACCCTGAGGACTGTTTTACCGTTTCCGATATTATAACCAAAGCGGATGAGCTGATGTATATGCAGAAACGGAATTATCACATCATGCGCGCGAAGAATAAATTAAAGCATACAGATCCGGAATCTGCATCTAAGGATGAGTTCCAGTACAATCAGGCACGTCTGTATGACGCGCTGATAGAAAGTACAGATGATTATATATTCATAGGCAATATGAAAACCGGTGTTTTCAGATATCCCCCGGCTATGGTGGCGGAGTTTGGCCTGCCCGGTGAGGTGGTGGAGAATGCTGCAGCCTGCTGGAGCGGTTTGATTCACCCACATGATGAAACACATTTCCTGGAGAGTAACCAGGAGATTGCCGACGGACGTGTAGAGGAGCACAACATTGAGTACAGGGCAAGAAATACAGAGAGGGAATGGATCTGGCTTAGGTGTAGGGGAAAGCTGATCCGGGATAAGTATGGAAATCCTGACATGTTTGCAGGCATCATCACCAATCTGGGTAAAGAAAAGCAGATCGACCATATGACCGGATTGTACAACCGGTTTGAATTTGAGGGCAGCATCAAGAAATATCTCATGGACGGCAGCCAGATCACAAGGATTGGTATTATGATCCTGGATATGGATGCTTTTAAAAATGTAAATGACTTATATGACCGGATGTTCGGTGATGAGATCCTGCGGATAACCGCCGCCAGTATAAGCGCCATGCTTTCTGACAATGCCAGGGTTTACCGGCTTGACGGAGATGAATTTGGGATCATCATTACCAATGGCTCCGAGACAGATGTCCAGGACATTTTTGCAAAGATTCAGGGAAAATATACACGTCAGCAGGAATACAACGGAAAGAAATATTACTGCACCATATCGGGAGGCTACGCGGCCTGCCCGGATAATGCGGAGAATTATCTGGAACTTTTAAAGTGTGCAAATTATGCACTTGAGCGCTCAAAGGCGCTTGGAAAGAACCGGATGACCATTTACTCTCCGGAGATACCTCAGGAAAAAGAAAAAAAACTGGAGATGGTGCAGATGCTCAGGGAGAGCATAGAAAGAGGGTTCGCCGGGTTTTCTGTCTGTTACCAGCCCCAGGTGGATGCAAAGACCGGGAAACTTTACGGCGCGGAGGCGCTGGCCCGCTGGCACTGCAGCAAATATGGGGATGTGCCGCCGGGTGAGTTCATACCTCTTTTGGAGCAGAACGGTCTGATCGTGCCTATGGGTATGTGGATTCTGCGCAAAGCTGCCGCCCAGTGCAAAGAGTGGTGTGAACAGAAACCCGATTTCAATATGAGCGTAAACCTGTCCTATCAGCAGTTTTTGGAAGGAGATCTGACGTCCTTCGTTAAGGAGATCCTGAAAGAGATGGACCTTGCCCCCTTCAACCTCACTCTGGAACTGACAGAATCCTATTTTGTAAAAGAGGATGCCATTGTCAGGGAAACGCTGGAAAGTTTCCGTGCAATGGGTGTGCAGGTGGCAATGGATGACTTTGGAGTGGGATACTCCTCTCTGTTTATGCTGAAGCATATCCCTGCGGATATTGTGAAGATAGACAGGGGATTTGTCAAGGGGATCACCACGGATCTGTTCAATGCCACGTTTATCCGTTCTATCACGGAGCTGTGCAATGATGTGGGAAAACAAGTCTGA
- a CDS encoding MarR family transcriptional regulator produces the protein MSYNKAMLAQWNKKTVLEMIRTQGPINKAEIARKAELSIPTVMKITEEFERANLVKTIGKGEFTGGKRPDLLEFVSNAYYITGIDIGRHYVKIVIIDMAAVRSDQKKRPNQPCGDCPDHWP, from the coding sequence ATGTCATATAACAAGGCTATGCTGGCACAATGGAACAAAAAGACAGTGCTGGAAATGATTCGTACACAGGGTCCTATCAACAAAGCGGAGATTGCAAGAAAGGCAGAGCTGAGTATTCCCACTGTAATGAAGATCACAGAGGAGTTTGAACGGGCGAATCTGGTGAAAACTATCGGAAAAGGTGAATTCACAGGAGGAAAAAGACCTGATTTACTGGAATTCGTTTCAAACGCCTATTACATAACAGGAATAGATATTGGCCGCCATTACGTGAAGATCGTGATAATTGATATGGCGGCTGTCAGATCTGATCAGAAGAAAAGGCCCAATCAGCCGTGCGGAGATTGCCCGGACCATTGGCCTTAG
- a CDS encoding glycosyl hydrolase family 18 protein has translation MSQKERRRRRRRNSNALMVLVVVLLIVVVAAVGVLTAAIKRHTPSDTRMDLNTYYGLEKADDVALVLQNTVSETKGKWMDGRVYLDYDTVSNVLGGRFYWEADSSQMLYTTPNEILAIAPESTAYTVNGENKDEGYKIIRQTEDKIYLALDFIQKYMKITSTVTESPNKAVIRYEWGSEKVVKAKEDTVLRYRGGIKSDILTDVAKGTELTLIEELDNWSQVATADGFNGYVAKEDLEAPTEKEVAYKGSYQEDFTSLTRDHKINLAWHQVTSEDANAGLAQTLENITGINVISPTWFSVTGAEGTISSLASVDYVNLAHEKGLEVWGLIDNFNKDVSTLDTLSNRTSREHLIQKLIEEAKRVGLDGINVDFETLTQEEAPHFIQFIRELSISCRKNNLVLSIDNPVPQFTSFYNRKEQGIVADYVIIMGYDEHTDGTESAGSVASLPFVEEGIQQTLKEVPRNKVINGVPFYTRLWFTDKAGTVTSEIMGMDQASKIVTEMGMEMYWNTEVSQNYAELSTDNGLYQMWLEDEQSLDAKMQLIQKYELGGVAEWKLGFERADVWNTISQYLQ, from the coding sequence ATGAGTCAAAAAGAGAGAAGGCGGAGGCGGAGAAGGAACAGCAATGCCCTTATGGTGCTGGTAGTTGTCCTTCTTATAGTAGTGGTTGCAGCTGTGGGAGTGCTGACTGCCGCCATTAAGAGACATACACCTTCCGATACAAGAATGGATCTGAACACATACTATGGATTGGAGAAAGCGGATGATGTAGCCTTGGTGCTCCAGAATACAGTAAGTGAAACGAAGGGTAAATGGATGGACGGACGTGTCTATCTGGATTATGACACAGTGTCAAATGTGCTGGGAGGGCGTTTTTACTGGGAAGCGGACAGCAGCCAGATGCTCTACACCACACCGAATGAGATTTTGGCGATAGCACCGGAAAGTACAGCTTATACTGTGAACGGTGAAAATAAAGACGAAGGCTATAAGATCATCCGTCAGACAGAGGATAAGATTTATCTGGCCCTTGATTTTATTCAAAAATATATGAAAATCACCAGTACGGTGACAGAAAGCCCAAACAAGGCAGTGATCCGTTATGAGTGGGGCAGCGAAAAAGTTGTAAAGGCAAAAGAGGATACCGTGCTCCGCTACCGGGGCGGCATTAAGAGCGATATCCTGACCGATGTGGCAAAGGGAACGGAACTGACACTCATAGAAGAGCTGGATAATTGGTCCCAGGTAGCAACTGCGGACGGTTTCAATGGCTATGTGGCAAAAGAGGACCTGGAGGCACCGACGGAGAAAGAAGTGGCGTATAAGGGCAGTTATCAGGAGGATTTTACAAGCCTGACAAGAGACCACAAAATCAATCTTGCCTGGCATCAGGTCACATCCGAGGATGCCAACGCCGGACTTGCCCAGACACTGGAGAACATTACAGGCATTAATGTGATCTCACCGACTTGGTTTTCTGTGACAGGGGCAGAAGGTACCATTTCCTCCCTTGCCAGCGTCGATTATGTAAATCTGGCCCATGAAAAGGGGCTGGAAGTCTGGGGACTGATTGATAATTTCAACAAAGATGTAAGCACTCTGGACACGCTGTCAAACCGCACATCCAGAGAACATCTCATTCAGAAACTCATAGAAGAGGCGAAAAGAGTAGGGCTGGACGGTATTAATGTGGATTTTGAGACTCTGACACAGGAGGAGGCCCCTCATTTTATCCAGTTCATCCGTGAGCTGTCCATATCCTGCCGGAAAAATAACTTAGTGTTGTCCATAGACAATCCGGTTCCACAGTTCACATCCTTTTATAATAGGAAAGAACAGGGAATTGTGGCAGATTATGTCATTATCATGGGATACGATGAGCACACAGACGGAACCGAGAGTGCAGGTTCTGTTGCCTCCCTGCCTTTTGTGGAGGAGGGTATCCAGCAGACATTAAAGGAAGTGCCCAGGAATAAAGTCATCAACGGAGTTCCCTTCTATACAAGACTTTGGTTTACCGACAAGGCAGGCACTGTAACCAGTGAGATCATGGGCATGGACCAGGCAAGCAAAATAGTCACAGAGATGGGAATGGAAATGTATTGGAATACAGAGGTTTCACAGAACTATGCGGAACTTTCTACGGACAATGGTTTATATCAGATGTGGCTGGAGGATGAGCAGTCACTGGACGCCAAGATGCAGTTGATACAAAAGTATGAGCTGGGAGGCGTGGCAGAATGGAAACTGGGATTTGAGAGGGCTGATGTATGGAATACGATCAGTCAGTACCTGCAGTAG
- a CDS encoding L-threonylcarbamoyladenylate synthase, with translation MKTIILAVDREHPDESAIRQAGEILKNGGLVAFPTETVYGLGGDGLNAKSSEKIYAAKGRPSDNPLIIHIADLESLDRIVSHIPEKARMMAGEFWPGPLTMILKKSDAVPYETTGGLDSVAVRMPSHPVALSLIRLGGGYIAAPSANTSGRPSPTKAAHVEEDLTGRVDMILDGGEVGIGLESTIVDFTEEIPVILRPGYISQEMAEAVIGPVRMDRGLLITDEKVKPKAPGMKYRHYAPKAGLTIVEGSTEQVIKTINERSRILQAQGKQVGVIGTDETVGAYEAQVIKSIGTRQDEETIARHLFGLLREFDEEQVDHIFSESFDTPRMGQAIMNRLLKAAGHHLIHV, from the coding sequence GTGAAGACCATAATATTGGCAGTAGACAGGGAACACCCTGATGAATCTGCAATAAGGCAGGCGGGAGAAATCCTGAAAAACGGCGGTCTGGTGGCGTTTCCCACAGAGACCGTATACGGACTGGGCGGAGACGGGCTGAATGCAAAATCCTCTGAGAAAATATATGCGGCAAAAGGCAGGCCCTCTGACAATCCGCTGATCATCCATATTGCGGACTTGGAGAGTCTTGACCGGATCGTCAGCCACATTCCGGAAAAAGCCAGGATGATGGCTGGAGAATTCTGGCCGGGCCCACTTACCATGATTTTAAAAAAAAGTGATGCAGTGCCTTATGAGACCACGGGCGGACTGGACAGCGTAGCCGTGCGGATGCCGTCCCACCCTGTGGCGCTGTCACTGATTCGGCTGGGCGGAGGCTATATTGCGGCACCCAGTGCTAACACTTCCGGGCGTCCAAGTCCAACCAAGGCAGCCCATGTGGAGGAGGATTTGACCGGAAGGGTTGATATGATCCTGGATGGCGGAGAGGTGGGGATCGGCCTGGAGTCCACAATTGTGGATTTCACAGAGGAGATACCAGTCATTCTGCGTCCCGGTTATATCAGTCAGGAGATGGCGGAGGCGGTGATCGGACCGGTGCGGATGGACAGGGGGCTTTTGATCACAGATGAAAAGGTCAAGCCTAAGGCACCGGGGATGAAATACCGCCATTACGCACCAAAAGCCGGTTTGACCATTGTGGAGGGCAGTACAGAGCAGGTTATAAAGACCATCAATGAAAGAAGCCGTATTCTGCAGGCACAGGGAAAACAGGTGGGTGTCATTGGTACAGACGAGACCGTGGGCGCTTATGAAGCCCAGGTTATTAAAAGCATCGGTACGCGGCAGGACGAGGAGACCATAGCGAGACACCTGTTTGGTCTTTTGAGGGAATTTGATGAGGAGCAGGTGGATCATATTTTTTCAGAGTCATTTGATACCCCCAGGATGGGACAGGCTATTATGAACCGTCTGCTGAAGGCAGCAGGGCATCATCTGATACATGTTTAA
- a CDS encoding deoxycytidylate deaminase yields the protein MVGKRNDYISWDEYFMGVAKLSGMRSKDPNSQVGACIVSPDNKILSMGYNGFPKGCSDDVFPWAREGEELDTKYLYVTHSELNAILNYRGGSLEGGKLYVSLFPCNECAKAIIQSGIKTIVYDSDKYADTPSVQASKRMLDAAGVRYYKYNHTGRNISFDV from the coding sequence ATGGTTGGAAAAAGAAATGACTATATATCCTGGGACGAGTATTTCATGGGTGTTGCAAAGCTCTCCGGAATGCGCTCCAAAGACCCCAATTCCCAGGTGGGGGCCTGTATTGTCAGTCCGGACAACAAGATTTTGTCCATGGGCTATAATGGTTTTCCAAAAGGATGCTCAGACGATGTGTTTCCCTGGGCCAGGGAGGGGGAGGAGCTGGATACAAAATATCTCTATGTAACCCACAGTGAGCTGAACGCCATTTTGAATTACAGGGGCGGCTCTCTGGAAGGGGGCAAGCTCTATGTATCCCTGTTTCCCTGCAACGAATGTGCCAAGGCCATTATCCAGTCGGGGATCAAGACCATTGTCTATGACAGCGATAAATATGCGGATACCCCGTCTGTCCAGGCATCCAAGCGGATGCTTGACGCTGCAGGAGTCCGATATTATAAATATAACCACACAGGCAGGAACATCAGTTTCGATGTATGA
- a CDS encoding N-acetylmuramoyl-L-alanine amidase, whose protein sequence is MKKRRVVELGMAVLLLASAFLLSREGARLVSKEAEGKKGVIVVDAGHGGMDPGVVGIKKLEEKGINLKISKKLQKLLEKEGYQVIMTRSEDSGLYDADSRNKKVQDMQKRCELIKEKQPLLTVSIHQNSYPDEAVCGPQVFYFTHSAEGGKLAKCIQDAMNTQLEVSRPRVEKANSTYYLLKRSEGILNIVECGFLSNTREAGLLETEEYQDKVAEAVRDGILTYLGDGPA, encoded by the coding sequence ATGAAGAAAAGACGTGTTGTGGAACTGGGAATGGCAGTTCTTTTGCTCGCCTCTGCATTTCTGCTCTCCAGGGAAGGAGCGCGGCTGGTGAGTAAAGAGGCAGAGGGAAAGAAAGGTGTCATTGTAGTGGATGCCGGACATGGGGGAATGGACCCCGGAGTGGTTGGCATAAAAAAACTGGAGGAAAAGGGAATCAACCTGAAGATATCAAAAAAGCTCCAGAAGCTTCTGGAGAAGGAAGGGTATCAGGTGATCATGACCAGGTCTGAGGACAGCGGCCTTTACGATGCGGACAGCAGGAACAAGAAGGTGCAGGATATGCAGAAACGCTGTGAGCTTATCAAAGAAAAGCAGCCCCTTCTCACGGTGAGTATTCACCAGAACAGTTATCCTGACGAAGCAGTCTGCGGCCCCCAGGTGTTTTATTTCACCCACTCGGCAGAGGGCGGGAAGCTGGCAAAGTGCATTCAGGATGCCATGAATACCCAGTTAGAGGTGAGCAGACCCAGAGTTGAGAAAGCCAACTCCACCTATTATCTGCTGAAACGCAGTGAGGGAATCTTAAATATTGTGGAATGTGGATTTCTAAGCAATACCAGAGAGGCGGGGCTTCTGGAAACAGAGGAATATCAGGATAAGGTGGCAGAAGCAGTCAGGGACGGCATTCTTACATATCTGGGAGACGGACCGGCATAA
- a CDS encoding DMT family transporter produces the protein MWGILVALLSGALMSVQGVFNTALTKQTSLWVSTGWVQISAFLVCIAAWLFTGRDKITDLARVDHKYILLGGVIGAFITVTVIQSMSSLGPARAAMLIVIAQLAVAYLIEVFGIFGVEKVGFEWRKLIGMAVAIAGIVIFKWETKS, from the coding sequence ATGTGGGGAATTTTAGTTGCGCTTTTGTCAGGTGCGTTGATGAGTGTACAGGGAGTTTTCAATACAGCGCTGACAAAACAGACCAGCTTATGGGTATCCACCGGATGGGTACAGATATCGGCCTTCCTGGTCTGTATTGCAGCATGGCTGTTCACAGGGAGAGACAAGATAACGGATTTGGCGAGAGTTGACCACAAATACATTTTATTAGGCGGAGTCATCGGTGCGTTCATAACCGTGACGGTGATCCAGAGTATGTCTTCCCTTGGTCCTGCCCGGGCAGCTATGCTCATTGTGATCGCACAGCTGGCGGTGGCATACCTAATTGAAGTGTTCGGCATTTTCGGCGTGGAAAAAGTCGGGTTTGAGTGGAGAAAACTCATCGGCATGGCAGTGGCCATTGCAGGGATCGTTATTTTTAAATGGGAAACAAAGTCATAA
- the rpiB gene encoding ribose 5-phosphate isomerase B → MLALGCDHGGFELKQEIIGYLEEHKIPYKDFGCDSNKSVDYPVYARKVGKAIQSGECDKGILICGTGIGISIAANKMKGIRAALCTDCFCAEATRQHNNANVLALGGRVVGPGLAVKIVDTFLNTEFSGEERHQRRIDLIEE, encoded by the coding sequence ATGTTAGCATTAGGCTGTGACCATGGCGGATTTGAACTGAAACAGGAGATCATCGGATATCTGGAGGAGCACAAGATCCCTTATAAGGATTTCGGATGTGACAGCAATAAGTCAGTGGATTATCCCGTTTATGCAAGAAAAGTGGGGAAAGCGATCCAGAGCGGAGAGTGCGATAAAGGGATCTTGATCTGCGGCACAGGTATTGGCATTTCCATAGCAGCCAACAAGATGAAAGGAATCCGGGCGGCTCTCTGCACAGACTGCTTCTGCGCTGAGGCAACCAGACAGCACAACAACGCAAATGTACTGGCTCTGGGAGGCCGTGTCGTCGGTCCGGGATTAGCCGTAAAGATCGTGGATACCTTTTTGAACACAGAGTTTTCCGGCGAGGAGAGACATCAGAGAAGAATTGATCTGATAGAAGAATAG
- a CDS encoding DUF1858 domain-containing protein, translating to MTISKDMTIGELLRVDENIVPILMRAGMHCIGCPSAQGESLEEAAMVHGIDADVLAAQINDFLADK from the coding sequence ATGACAATTTCCAAAGATATGACAATCGGCGAATTACTCCGTGTGGATGAAAATATTGTTCCGATTCTGATGAGAGCCGGTATGCACTGCATCGGCTGTCCTTCCGCTCAGGGCGAAAGCCTGGAAGAAGCTGCCATGGTTCATGGGATTGACGCAGATGTATTAGCTGCTCAGATTAACGATTTTTTGGCAGATAAATAA
- a CDS encoding SDR family oxidoreductase, protein MKITEEFSQKQFVQDVGKGESSGGKRPELLELVDVNLTGEYIMARSAARLMVQKKIHGSIINMASMSGTIVNIPQWQASYNASKAGVIHLTKSLALEWIPYGIRVNSLSPGYISTPMSVDTPRERKDAWKGMMPYGRMGTPEELIGAVLYLAGDSSSYTTGTDLIVDGAYVCQ, encoded by the coding sequence ATGAAAATAACAGAGGAATTTTCGCAAAAGCAGTTTGTGCAGGATGTGGGAAAAGGGGAATCCAGCGGAGGGAAGCGGCCTGAGTTACTGGAACTGGTTGATGTAAACCTGACCGGTGAGTACATAATGGCACGAAGTGCTGCCCGCCTTATGGTGCAGAAAAAGATACACGGAAGCATCATCAATATGGCGTCCATGTCAGGAACGATCGTGAATATCCCCCAGTGGCAGGCTTCCTATAACGCCTCCAAGGCAGGGGTGATACATCTGACAAAATCTCTGGCGTTGGAATGGATTCCCTATGGGATCCGGGTAAACAGTTTAAGCCCGGGATACATCTCCACCCCCATGTCCGTAGACACGCCCCGGGAACGGAAGGACGCGTGGAAAGGCATGATGCCTTACGGCAGAATGGGCACCCCGGAGGAACTTATCGGAGCGGTATTGTACCTGGCCGGGGATTCCTCCTCCTATACGACCGGAACCGACCTGATCGTGGACGGTGCCTATGTCTGCCAGTAG
- the upp gene encoding uracil phosphoribosyltransferase — protein sequence MGKIMVMEHPLIQHKIGIIRRTETSSKEFRELVGEIAMFMAYEATRGLKLRDIEIDTPITKTTVKELAGKKLAVVPILRAGLGMVEGMLTMIPAAKVGHIGLYRDPETLKPVEYYCKLPADCEEREVFVTDPMLATGGSAEAAIAMLKEKGVKNIHFMCVIAAPEGVKALSKAHPDVDIYIGALDEHLNDHGYIVPGLGDAGDRIFGTK from the coding sequence ATGGGTAAAATAATGGTAATGGAGCATCCGCTCATTCAGCACAAAATTGGTATTATCCGCCGCACAGAGACAAGCTCAAAAGAGTTTCGTGAGCTTGTGGGTGAGATTGCCATGTTCATGGCATATGAAGCAACAAGAGGACTGAAATTAAGAGACATCGAAATTGACACGCCGATCACAAAGACAACCGTGAAGGAACTAGCAGGAAAAAAACTGGCCGTAGTTCCTATTCTCCGTGCCGGACTGGGCATGGTGGAGGGGATGCTCACCATGATTCCCGCTGCCAAGGTAGGCCATATCGGTCTGTATCGTGATCCGGAGACACTCAAGCCGGTGGAGTATTACTGCAAACTCCCGGCTGACTGTGAAGAGCGTGAAGTCTTTGTTACGGACCCCATGCTGGCTACCGGCGGTTCCGCGGAGGCGGCGATCGCCATGCTGAAGGAAAAGGGTGTAAAGAATATTCATTTTATGTGTGTTATAGCAGCGCCGGAAGGTGTGAAAGCATTAAGTAAGGCACACCCGGATGTGGATATCTACATCGGTGCTCTGGATGAACATTTAAATGACCACGGCTATATTGTGCCGGGACTGGGCGATGCGGGAGACCGTATCTTCGGAACAAAATAA
- a CDS encoding DUF362 domain-containing protein: MAYVITDECVSCGTCEGECPSEAISQGDDKYVIDAEKCVDCGTCAEACPTEAIVEA; the protein is encoded by the coding sequence ATGGCATATGTAATTACAGACGAATGCGTAAGCTGTGGAACTTGCGAAGGAGAATGCCCATCTGAAGCTATCTCCCAGGGCGATGACAAATACGTTATCGACGCTGAAAAATGTGTTGACTGCGGAACTTGCGCAGAGGCATGTCCTACAGAAGCAATCGTAGAGGCTTAA